A window from Rana temporaria chromosome 8, aRanTem1.1, whole genome shotgun sequence encodes these proteins:
- the LOC120909705 gene encoding gastrula zinc finger protein XlCGF67.1-like — MEDEDITGDCGGEKTMSSTMDGGLHSVDRSWNPSDSEQPRTVRGGARIMGEETFSCPECGESFSSELDLSAHRRSHTAEKPYSCAECRRCFSKNSELVTHQRSHTGERPFSCPVCGQFFSQRTNLYRHQKLHTGEKPYSCSECGKCYTRKTELVIHQRSHTGERPYSCPECGKTFSQRSHL, encoded by the coding sequence atggaagatgaggacatcacaggagaTTGTGGAGGAGAAAAGACAATGAGCTCCACTATGGATGGAGGACTTCACAGTGTGGATAGATCATGGAATCCCTCTGACTCTGAGCAACCTCGTACTGTGAGGGGTGGGGCCAGGATTATGGGGGAGGAGACATTTTCCTGTCCAGAATGTGGGGAAAGTTTTAGTTCTGAATTAGATCTTTCTgcacatcggagatctcacacggctgagaagccgtattcctgtgctgagtgcagGAGATGTTTCTCAAAGAATTCAGAACTTGTTACGCATCAACGATCCCACACGGGGGAAAGGCCGTTTTCCTGCCCTGTGTGCGGGCAGTTTTTTTCACAGAGgaccaatctttacagacatcagaaactgcacacgggcgagaagccgtattcctgctcagagtgtggaaaatgttataCGCGGAAAACAGAACTTGTtatacatcaaagatctcacacaggggagaggcCGTATTCCTGCCCCGAGTGCGGGAAAACGTTCTCACAGAGGTCCCATCTTTAA
- the LOC120909707 gene encoding mucin-2-like, which translates to MISPSVQRPVYHSSRNSSSAPSPPPTTSPSPPPTTSPSPPPSTSPPPSTSPSPPPSTSPSPPPTTSPPPSTSPSPPPSTSPSPPPSTSPPPSTSPSPPPTTSPSPPPTTSPPPTTSPSPPPSTSPSPPPSTSPPPSTSPPPTTSPSPPPTTSPSLPPSTSPPPSTSPSPPPSTSPPP; encoded by the coding sequence ATGATAAGTCCATCAGTTCAGAGACCCGTCTATCATTCCTCCCGTAATTCCTCCTccgcaccatcaccacctccaaccacatcaccatcaccacctccaaccacatcaccatcaccacctccatccacatcaccacctccatccacatcaccatcaccacctccatccacatcgccatcaccacctccaaccacatcaccacctccatccacatcaccatcaccacctccatccacatcaccatcaccacctccatccacatcaccacctccatccacatcaccatcaccacctccaaccacatcaccatcaccacctccaaccacatcaccacctccaaccacatctccatcaccacctccatccacatcaccatcaccacctccatccacatcaccacctccatccacatcaccacctccaaccacatcaccatcaccacctccaaccacatcaccatcactacctccatccacatcaccacctccatccacatcaccatcaccacctccatccacatcaccacctcca
- the LOC120909706 gene encoding gastrula zinc finger protein XlCGF17.1-like: MDMKVEGEVEETYVRDDQQYTEEAGMMWTFKEEDTPTEISTGYAIEKPSKDRLALSPGCKMEDEDITGDCGGEKTMSSTMDGGLHSVDRPWNPSDSEQPRTVRGGAEIQGEQTSSHPKSGENVSSDLNVTVHQRSYTGEKLYACSECDNCFLPVSELIIHYRSHAKEKPYSCPECGKCFSDKAYLSIHQRLHTGEKPYSCPECGKCFSRKSYLSRHQRSHTGEKPYPCPECGKCFSQRYDLFRHERSHTGEKPYSCSECGKSYTRNYDLVIHQRTTHTGEKPFSCAECGKGFSQKSDLVLHQRSHAK; the protein is encoded by the exons atggaCATGAAAGTTGAGGGTGaagtagaagagacgtatgtgagggatgatcagcaatatacggaggaggctggaatgaTGTGGACATTcaaagaggaggacactcctacagagatcagcacag gatACGCCATAGAGAAACCCTCAAAGGATCGTCTCGCTTTATCTCCAGGTtgtaaaatggaagatgaggacatcacaggagaTTGTGGAGGAGAAAAGACAATGAGCTCCACTATGGATGGAGGACTTCACAGTGTGGATAGACCATGGAATCCCTCTGACTCTGAGCAACCTCGTACTGTGAGGGGTGGGGCCGAAATTCAGGGGGAACAGACATCCTCCCATCCTAAAAGTGGGGAAAACGTTAGCTCTGACTTAAATGTTACTGTACATCAGAGATCTTACACGGGGGAGAAGCTCTATGCCTGTTCTGAGTGTGATAATTGTTTTCTTCCTGTATCAGAACTCATCATACATTACAGATCTCACGCgaaggagaagccgtattcctgccctgagtgtgggaaatgctttTCCGATAAGGcctatctttccatacatcagagattgcacacaggcgagaagccatattcctgcccAGAGTGCGGCAAATGCTTTTCCCGGAAATCGTATCTTTCtagacatcaaagatctcacacgggggaaaagccgtatccctgtcctgagtgcgggaaatgtttttcacagaggtATGACCTCTTTAGACatgaaagatctcacacgggcgaGAAACCGTATTCCTGCTCTGAGTGCGGAAAAAGTTATACACGAAATTATGACCTTGTTATTCATCAAAGAACCACCcatacgggggagaagcctttttcctgtgctGAGTGTGGGAAAGGATTTTCACAGAAATCAGATCTTGTTTTACATCAAAGGTCTCACGCAAAGTAA
- the LOC120910629 gene encoding gastrula zinc finger protein XlCGF71.1-like, with product MEDEDITGDCGGEKTMSSTMDGGLHSVDRPRNPSDSEQPRTVRGGAGIQGEETSSLPESGDSFNPDLNSTAYQRSHTGEKLYACSECDNCFLPVSELVIHYRSHTRAKPYSCQECGKSYSDKAYLARHQKLHTGEKPFFCLECGKCFSQKSYLSRHQRSHSGLKPYPCPKCGKCFSQRYDLVRHERSHTGEKPYSCAECGKSYTRNSDLIIHQRTTHTGEKPFSCSECGIAFSELSDLVLHRRCHAQ from the coding sequence atggaagatgaggacatcacaggagaTTGTGGAGGAGAAAAGACAATGAGCTCCACTATGGATGGAGGACTTCACAGTGTGGATAGACCACGGAATCCCTCGGACTCTGAGCAACCTCGTACTGTGAGGGGTGGGGCTGGGATTCAGGGGGAGGAGACATCCTCCCTTCCTGAAAGTGGGGACAGTTTTAACCCTGACTTAAATTCTACTGCttatcagagatctcacacgggggagaagctctATGCCTGTTCTGAGTGTGATAATTGTTTTCTTCCTGTATCAGAACTCGTCATACATTACAGATCTCACACGAGAgcgaagccgtattcctgccagGAGTGTGGGAAATCTTATTCAGATAAGGCCTATCTTGCCAGACATCAGAAATTGCACACGGGCGAGAAGCCATTTTTCTGCCTCGAGTGCGGAAAATGCTTTTCGCAAAAATCATACCTTtctagacatcagagatctcactccGGGTTGAAGCCGTATCCCTGTCCtaaatgcgggaaatgtttttcacagagatATGACCTCGTTAGACatgaaagatctcacacgggcgagaagccgtattcctgcgcTGAGTGCGGAAAAAGTTATACACGGAATTCAGACCTTATTATACATCAAAGAACCACTcatacgggggagaagcctttttcttgttctgagtgtgggattGCATTTTCGGAGTTATCAGATCTTGTTTTACATCGAAGGTGTCACGCACAGTAA